The window CATCGGACCAGTGGATAGTTGGGTTGGAAGCGGCCCGTTTCCCAAGGTTTCAGATCCAGCTCGAGCAAGGCGGGGACCGTCTGTCCGGTCAGGGGATCCAGGTTCGACATGAAGCCCCGCCTTTCCCTCCATGGCAGCCGCAGCTCGTAGCGCAGGCCCAGGTTCAGCGTCAGCCGGGGGCTGGCCTTCCAGGTGTCCTGCAGGTAGAGGTAGTAGCTGTCCTGATGGAATCGCCCCCGGGAGCCCTCCCCTCCCAAACGGCTTTGAGACACGTAGCCCAGCAGAAAATCGGCGAAACCGTTGCCCGTATACCGGTCGAAGAAGTTGAACCGGCTGCGACGGGACGTCACGTAAAGGTTGTAGTGCCGGCGGAAGTGGATGCCGGTTTTCAGGGAATGGTCTCCTTCCACCACCGTCAGGTCCTGATTCGCCTGCCAGTTGCCCAGGCTGCTGGGGCCGAGGAAGGAATAGTCGCCGATTCTGGTGTAACCCTGGATCTCGACGATCGGCACCCCGATTCGATCCACGTCGCTCTGCAGGAGTTCCGGAATTCCCAGATCCAACTCCCTGGCGTGGGAGGATATCCGGGACTTGTAGGGACGGCGGAACCAATGGAGGCTGGTCACGGCCTGGACTCTCGGGCTCAGGCTGCGAGTGTGGGAGAGGGACTGTCCCCATGTGGCCAGGGGGTGGCGGGTGGAGAAGATGCTGATGGGCTGGGTCGAGGTCCAGTGGTTGGAGTCCAGGACGAAACGGCCGGCCCAACGGCTCACGTCGGATTGTCTCACGTCGATGCGGGCGATGACCTGCGAATTGTCCAAGGGACTGTGGGAGTCGGGACTGGTGAAGTTCAGGGCTCCGGGTGTGTTGGGTTCGGGCCAGTAACGGAGGAGTTTCAAGGCGACGGGGTCCAGCCGATTTGCCGGGATCCGGTTTTCCGGGAAAGAGCCTCCCGTCAACGGGTCCCGGATGGGAACGGCGAACCGGCCCTGTTTTTCGCCGGCAGTCGGGACCACTCCGGTGAGAGGCTTGGTCTCCCGGATCGCACGCAACTGGTAGGAGACGAAGAACCAGGCCCGGTCCCGCCCGTTCAGCAGGCCGGGAAAAAGAAGGGGTCCTCCGAGAGTGGCCCCCAACTGGTTGCGCTTGAACTCCGCCTTTCGCTGCTCGAAGAAATTGCGGGCGTCCAGGTTGTCGTTCCGGTGAAACCAGAACCAGCCGCCGTGGAATTCGTTTGTGCCGCTCTTGGTCACCGCCACGATCTGGCCTCCGGGCCGGATGCCGAATTCCGCGGAATAGAGTCCGGTCTTGACATCGAATTCCCTGAGGGCGTCGGTGCTGGCGTTGAAGGAGGGGGTTCCGTCGCCGTGGGTGAAGAGGGTGCCGTCGATGAAGATCAGGTTGTCCTTGCGCCTCATGCCCAACACTTTGACGCTGCGGCTGCGGCTTTCGTGGCTGGTCGCGGCCCCGGCCGCCAAAGTGACCAACTGGCCCACGTCACGGGTATTGACCGGCATGCTCTCCAGCTTTTCCTGGTCGATCAGTTGCCCCCGGTCCTCCCGGCCGGTCCCCGCCAGCACCGTACCGCTGCGGATCGACTGCCGGATCCCGGGATCTCCGGGGACCAGGAGAAAATCTTCCTCACGAATCTGTTCCACGAGAAGCCGAATGTGGGTTCGGACCTGGGTTTCGTAGCCCGGGAGCGACGCCGTAATCTCGTAGTGGCCGGGAGGCAGACCGCTTCGCCGGTAGTTTCCGTTGGCGTTGGTCAGCAGCAGGAAGGCCTCGTTGGTGTCGACGCGGTGGATTGCCACCTCAACTCCGGCCGCGGCCTCGCCGTTCTTCTTGCCCACGTGCCCCACCAGGGTTCCGGTGCCCATCTGGGCCAGAGCCTCACCGGGACTCGAGAAGAGAAAGGCGGGCAGTAGAGCCAGGAGCCGGAGCTGCTGCGCGCGCCGGCGGACGAACGCCGCTGCACGACCGGAGCGCTGCGTAAACCGCATCTGGGGAATCATTTGTCGACCGTGGCATCTCCGCGGCGCCGTTTCGCACTGTGTGACGGCGAGCGAAAACCGCGCGTCAGTCTACCACGCAGGGGGTGCGGTTCCGGTGCGGACAACTCCCGGCTGGCCGCTTCAGTCAAAGAGATGGGCCAGGATGAGATCTCGGACTCCGGACGCCGGGACGCCGCCGTCGGGGACAAGTCCGGGTTCCGTGCTCAGGAAAACCGGTCCCTGGTTCGGATCTTCCGTGGGCCTGCCGTGGGAACCCTGGACCAGGTTTGCGTCCAGCGGGATGAGGTCCATCAGGTAGCGGAAGCCCAGCGCCTTCTGCAACAGTCTCAGACCGACCTTGAGGAAGGGAAGCCGGATCCCCGGGTCCACGAAAAGTTCCGCGGGATCGTAGCCCGGCTTGCGGTGGATGTCCACGGTGCGGGCGAAATCGGGCGCCGACTTATCGTCGAGCCAGTAGTAGTAGGAGAACCACTTGTCGGCGTGGCTGATGGCCACCAGGTCTCCCGACCGCCGGTGATCGAGCCCCAATTCCCGCTGGTCCTCCCGGTCCAGGATCCGCTCGATGCCCGGAACCTGCTCCAGCAGTTTTCGGACCTGGGACCGGTGGGCCGGATCCGCAACGTAGACGTGGGCGATCTGGTGATCTGCCACGGCGAAGGCGGGGCTGGCGCCCGGGTCCAGGATCTCCAGCCCCAGCTCCGGCCGGACGCGAATCCATCCGGCCTCGCGAAGGACCCGGTTGATGTGGATGGCGCCGGCTACAGGGGTGATCCCATACTCGGAGAGCACGATGACCCGCGTGTCCCGTTCCCGGAAGTAGTCCAGCAATCGGCCGCAGACGGCGTCGATTTCCCGGACGTCCTGGTGGACGCCGGGATGACCCGGTCCCAACCGCTGGAGGTTGTAATCCAAATGCGGCAGGTAGACCAGAGTCAGAGTGGGCCGGTGCCACTCCCAGACCCGCCGCCCCGCCCGGGCGATCCATTGGCTCGAGGCGATGCCGGCGCGGGGACCCCAGAAATCGAAGAACGGAAAGGGTCCGATGTCCGACTCCAGGCGCTGGGCCAGGTCGGCCGGGTGGGAGTAGATGGCCGGGATCTTCCTGCCGTCGGCCGGGTACATGGGACGCGGGGTCACGCTCCATTCGGCGCTGCTGTACATGTTGTACCACCAGAAGAGCTTGGCGCAGGTGACGCGGGGGTCGCGCCGACGGGCGGTTTCCCAGACCTTCTCTCCCGAAACCAGACGGTTGGATTGCCGCCAGAACCAGACCTCGGACAGATCGCGAAAATACCATCCGTTTCCCACGATGCCGTGGCCGGAGGGGGGGAGGCCGGTCAGGAAGGTGCTCTGGACGGTGGAGGTGACGGCCGGAGTCACCGTGCGCAGGGACCGGATGGCGCCGTTTTGCGCCAAGGCGCTCAGGTGGGGCGTGTCCGGTCCCAGGAGGGCCCGGGTGAGTCCGACGACGTTGATGACCGCGGTGCGGTGCACGAGGAGCTATTCCGGATCTATCACGACATGATGGTGGAGACGGGGCGCCGGATGGGGCTGCCTCACGTGGCGTCCGTTCGCTTGAGACTGCCGAGCAATCGCTGCAGACCCGCGACGACCTCGCGGTGAGCCTTTCCGGGGTCCCCGGCCGAGGCGATCATCAGAGCTCCCTCGCTGATCGCGCCGAGAAGCAGGTGGGCCATCGCTCGTACCGGCAGAGGCTTCATCCTTTCCGCTTTCATGATCGCCTCGAGGCCCCGACTCAGTAATCCCAGTCCGTATTCGGCTTCGACCGTCCGCCAGCGTTCGACACCGAGTACGGCAGGCGCATCCAGGAGCAGAATCTGCCGGATTCCCGGCTCGGTGCAAGCATCGAGAACGGCCAGATACCCAGCCTCGAGACGCGCCCAAGGCTCCGCTTCGGCGTCCACCGCCGCCTGGATGTGCCCGGCCATCTCGCGCTCCGACGCCTCCACGACGGCGACGAAAAGCGCCTTCTTGTCCCGAAACTGATGATAGAGGGCGCCGCGGGTGACGCCGGCTCGACGGACGATCTCCTCCGTACCCGTCCCCGCATAGCCCTTCGCTTCAAAAAGTTTCCGCGCTACGCGGACGATCTCTCCGCGCGTCTTCTCGGACTGAAGGGCTTTTTTGGTCTTTACATGCATACAGCCTGTATGTATAATGCGTACAGGCTGTATGCTATCGCAAGCGGAGTCAGGAATCAACGGAGTTATCGATGATGAATGGATCTGTGTCCGGTGTGGTCATTGCCGCCATCAGCGAGGTCGTGCCCGATCTCGAGGTGAGCAATGAGTTCTTGCTTCAAGAGGGACGGCTGGTTCGGCCGCGCGCCCAGCGCGCCCTGGAGAAAATGGGCGTGGAAGGCCGAAGGCAATTCTCGGCCGAGCATTCGGATCCGATGGAACTGCTTGAGGTCTGCGCCCGGCGATGCCTCGACCCTTACGGACCGGACGAAATCGGTCTGATCGCCACTTCCACCTGCAGCATCAAACGGCCCTCAGCCCGTCTCGTTCCCAATCCGGCCTCCGATCTTCGCGTGCGCCTGGGATTGCCCAATGCGGGCACGTTGAGCTCGTATGGCGGCTGCACCTCTTTTCTCGGTCTCCTCGGCGCGGCTGCGGACTTTGTTCGGCTGAATCAACTCGCTGCGTTCGTCGGCGTCGTCGAATTGGATAACCGGAATGTTCCCATTGGGGTTCCCCGCTATCTATTTGGCGATGGATGCGTAGGAGTGCTGCTGAGACCATCCGAGGAGCCGGATTCGGGATTCGTCGCGTACGACCGGCGCACGGGAACCGATGGCAGCGCAGAGTCCGATCGCATTGAGCGCGATATGAATGAGGGGCTCGTTTTCCAAAGCTGGGGGCGCTATGCCAACGCGCTGTACATGAATGGAGCGGCAGTAAACAATTTCATCCAAAAAAAGGTCGCCCCGGCGCTGACAGGTTTTCTCGAGCGGTGCAACGCTTCTCCGGACAGTGTCGACGTCTTCGTCCCGCATCAGGCCAACCTGAGGGCCATTCGTTTTTTGCATCGCCGGTGCCTTCCCAACTCTCTGCTGGTGGAAACGGTCCGGCGCCGAGGAAACAACGCGGGAGCCAGCCTCGGCATCGCGATGGCCAAGGCCTTCACCGATCTGATCCGGCGGGGCCAGCGGATCCTGCTGAGTGCCTTTGGATCCGGACCCAACATCGTCAATATGCTGTACCACGCAACCGGGCAGGAGGTTGTTGTCCGCGAGACGCTTACGCCAAGTGATGCCGGCGCCGGTAACCGGCCGACCGAATGGTTGGTGTCCCCGGGGAATTCGGCTCCCCGTTATGCGCTGCTCACCCCGCCGGTTTTCGACCGCTACGAAGGAACCGGGATCCGGGTCCTGGTGGAGGATCCATGGCAGATCGACTTTTTCACCCGAATCCTGCCTGGCCCCTGTTGGCTCATCGGCGCCAGCGCTCCCGCATCCGAGACCGAGTTCCGGCTGCAGCGGTGGGCAAACGGTCGCAAGCGAGAGCGGACAATTCGAACGGAGCCCGAGGTTGCGGGCGACTACGACGATAAGATTCAAGGTTTGCTCCTTCGCGTTTCCCCATTCGATGCGCCCTCCCTTCTGGACGATCTGCGCCAGAAGGGACGGATCGATCGTTGGATGGTCCACAAGCGATACGAGGCCAACGTCATGTTGTCCGGTGCTGTGCAGGTAGGAGGGCTCATACATTTCCTGGCCTCGCCCCTGACAGAGGAGTTCCGGTTTGATCACGAGTCGGGGCATCTACAGGGGATGGCCCTGATGGAGATTGTTCGCCAGGCAATGATCGCTTCTTCGCATGTCATCGGAGTGCCCCGGGGGTGGGGGATGGTGATGACGAGTTTCCACGCGGATTACCACAAATTTGTCGACGGCGCGGCACCCATCATCGTGAGGACGCTTCCCGGCCTCGGTAAGAGTTGGGCGCGACGTACGGAGGACTGGCAAAACAAACGTCCACATCGCGCCTGGGGTGTCGCCCAGGTCTTCCAGAACGGCCAATGTTGCGTTAGCGCCCACGTGACCGGAATGCTGCGGCCGTCGCCTGCCAAATGAGCAGCATCAAGCGACAGGCGCCGGTGCTCTTCCTGATTGGGGGTATTCCCTGCCTGTTGGGAATCACAGTCCACCGCCTGCTCACACAGCCGTGGCCTCCTCACTGGGTGACGCTGGTTGTGGCAGGGATTTATCTGGGTTGGCTGCTTGCCGAAGCGGGCATCACGATGCGGGAAGCGAAGAAGGAAGAGGCGACCGACGATCGGAGCAGTCTCGGACTATACGCAACGGCGCGATGTGCGACTGTTCTCGGGACCGTTCTTTCGCCGCCCATGGAGGGAACGGTATCGGTGCGGTGGGTCCTGGTAGTCGCCGGAGTCACGATCATGATCCTGGGCGTGGGCTTACGTCTGGCCGCGATCCGGAAACTGGCCGCCACCTACAGTCACAGCGTTCGGATCCCCTCTGACGGCATCGTCCGAAGCGGCGTCTATCGCTATCTTCGGCATCCCGCCTATACGGGGATGGTACTGGGTAATCTCGGATTCGTTGTCGCCCTGGCCAGCCCATGGGGAATGGCGGCGTTGCTCGGGCTGCTCCTGCCCGCCGTGACTTATCGGATCCTGGTCGAAGAGTCGCTATTGCTTTCTACGCTGCCCGAGTATCGGGAGTTCGCGAAGGCGAGAAAGCGCCTCATCCCATTCCTATGGTAATGAACGGTTGCGACTTGGTCCTGATCGGCGCAACGGGGTACGTCGGCACCGCCGTCCGGCGCAAACTGATCGAGGCTTGTCCCCGGAGCAGGGTGCGCGTCCTGGCCCGAAGGCGGCCGCCTCAGGGCACGCCGGCTATCCGGTGGATCCGATGTTCTCTCCCCGAAGTGCCGGATGGTGCGTTTCCACGCCGGCCCTACTTGCTCGTACATCTCGCCACCAGGCAGATCGATCCGGATGGCACAAGGTTTGTGGCCACAAACGTCACCGGTACGCTGAACCTGCTCCGCAAGTCAGATGCCAACCTTCGCGGCGTCGTGTACGGCAGCTCGGCGTCCGTGTACGGGCAGGGGCCCTTGCGGCCGGCGTTGGAGGTGGATCGTCCGAACCCGGTTACACCCCTGGCCAGCAGTCGAAGGGGCGCCGAGAAGGTGATTCTCAAAATGGCGGCAGAACGAGACTTCGGTGCGTACCTTTGTCGGCCTCGCTTCATTATTGGCGGTGGGGATCGTTTCCTGGTTCCGCTGCTGGTTCGACTCGCCAGGATGCGACTGGCTGGTCGCCAAGCCGTGTCCTATTCCTTCATTCACATTGACGACTACGCCAAAGTCATTCTCTTCCTGCTGCAGAGGCTGGCAACCATACACGGGAATGGATCCAATCCGGAACGGATGGCCGTCAACGTCGCCTACAGATCCGCACTCCCGCAGGAACAGATCCTGTCCACCGTACGTGGCATGGCGGGGTTTCCGGGTCCCCTGGTGAAATTGCGTTGCCCGCGTTCCCTTCTTGCCGGTCTCCGAGCGATGCCGGGTCGACGGCCGGACCGGCTGGCTACCCGCCTCGAGTTGCTGATGCAAGATCAGATTCTCTCCTGCCGCCGTCTCTCCGAGATGGGTTGTGACATTCCATCGCGTTCTCCCCAAGGACGGCTTGAGGTCGCCATTCGCCAATACCAAGAGGTCGCAAAATGACCAGGATCGCCACTCCCTTGTTCGTTGTCGACTATCGGTCGAAGCTGCTGCAGGCTGCGGTGGGGCCAAAACTTGCGAATCTTGCTGCATTACACGCCGCCGGGTTTGCGGTTCCCCCCTTCTTCTGCCTGACGACGCACGCCTATGAGGCGGTGTTGTCTGCCCTCCGGCCCCAGGTCGAGGCTCTGTTCCGGGGTTGCGGCTCGTTTGACGCCGTGGCGGTACAGTCCCTGTCACGGAGAATCCAGCGGATGTTCCTCGACGTCCGCCTGCCCAACGGATTGGAAGAAGCGATCAAGGCTTCGTTTGAGGATCTCTTCGAGTACGGGGAGTTCGTGGCAGTTCGCGCGTCCGTGGCAGGGCACCGCGCAGAGGAGAGCGAAGACAGCGCGCACCATCCCATGGCCGGCATGAGTGATTCGTTCCTGTTTGTTGGCGCCACGCAACTGGTTGCCAAAATCCGTCGCTGTTGGGCCTCGGGGTACGCCCCTGAAGCGATCACCTATAGACGGCGGCTCGGGATCGCCCCTCACGGGTTCTCCGTTGCAGTGGGGGTACAGCGCATGGTCGCGTCGGCGCGATCCGTAGTGGCCTTCTCCTGCGACCCGCGGACAACTCTGAGGCAGACCGTCATCGCGGCAGGCTACGGAGTGGGGGAAGGCGTCGTCCAAGAGAGAGTGGGTGTGGATCACTTTTTCGTCAATCGAAAGTCCAGGGCCATCACCATTGAGATTGGTCCCAAGACGACAAAGCTGGTAAGGAACCCCGACGGCGACGGGTCCCCGCTCGTTGCCGAACCCGTCCCCGTCAAGGCGGTGCGGGAACCCTGTTTGACCACGCGCGAGATTCTGGAACTCGACGCTATCGCACAAAAGGTGGAATGCCTGCTGGGATCGCCCCAGGACATCGAAGGCGCGTACGATTCGAAAGGCCGCCTCTATCTGCTGCAGAGCCGCCCGGTGCACCTGGACCATCGCACCATCCGAGTGTGGAGTAGCGCCAACGTCTCCGAGAGCTTTCCAAACGTTACGACCCCGCTGACGTACAGCATGGCGCGGCTCTTTTACCGCACCGTGTTCTACGACTTCATCCGACGCAGCGGGTGCCCGCCCGGCGTCCTTTAC of the Acidobacteriota bacterium genome contains:
- a CDS encoding AfsA-related hotdog domain-containing protein → MMNGSVSGVVIAAISEVVPDLEVSNEFLLQEGRLVRPRAQRALEKMGVEGRRQFSAEHSDPMELLEVCARRCLDPYGPDEIGLIATSTCSIKRPSARLVPNPASDLRVRLGLPNAGTLSSYGGCTSFLGLLGAAADFVRLNQLAAFVGVVELDNRNVPIGVPRYLFGDGCVGVLLRPSEEPDSGFVAYDRRTGTDGSAESDRIERDMNEGLVFQSWGRYANALYMNGAAVNNFIQKKVAPALTGFLERCNASPDSVDVFVPHQANLRAIRFLHRRCLPNSLLVETVRRRGNNAGASLGIAMAKAFTDLIRRGQRILLSAFGSGPNIVNMLYHATGQEVVVRETLTPSDAGAGNRPTEWLVSPGNSAPRYALLTPPVFDRYEGTGIRVLVEDPWQIDFFTRILPGPCWLIGASAPASETEFRLQRWANGRKRERTIRTEPEVAGDYDDKIQGLLLRVSPFDAPSLLDDLRQKGRIDRWMVHKRYEANVMLSGAVQVGGLIHFLASPLTEEFRFDHESGHLQGMALMEIVRQAMIASSHVIGVPRGWGMVMTSFHADYHKFVDGAAPIIVRTLPGLGKSWARRTEDWQNKRPHRAWGVAQVFQNGQCCVSAHVTGMLRPSPAK
- a CDS encoding TetR/AcrR family transcriptional regulator; this encodes MHVKTKKALQSEKTRGEIVRVARKLFEAKGYAGTGTEEIVRRAGVTRGALYHQFRDKKALFVAVVEASEREMAGHIQAAVDAEAEPWARLEAGYLAVLDACTEPGIRQILLLDAPAVLGVERWRTVEAEYGLGLLSRGLEAIMKAERMKPLPVRAMAHLLLGAISEGALMIASAGDPGKAHREVVAGLQRLLGSLKRTDAT
- a CDS encoding isoprenylcysteine carboxylmethyltransferase family protein, with translation MSSIKRQAPVLFLIGGIPCLLGITVHRLLTQPWPPHWVTLVVAGIYLGWLLAEAGITMREAKKEEATDDRSSLGLYATARCATVLGTVLSPPMEGTVSVRWVLVVAGVTIMILGVGLRLAAIRKLAATYSHSVRIPSDGIVRSGVYRYLRHPAYTGMVLGNLGFVVALASPWGMAALLGLLLPAVTYRILVEESLLLSTLPEYREFAKARKRLIPFLW
- a CDS encoding alkaline phosphatase family protein, whose protein sequence is MHRTAVINVVGLTRALLGPDTPHLSALAQNGAIRSLRTVTPAVTSTVQSTFLTGLPPSGHGIVGNGWYFRDLSEVWFWRQSNRLVSGEKVWETARRRDPRVTCAKLFWWYNMYSSAEWSVTPRPMYPADGRKIPAIYSHPADLAQRLESDIGPFPFFDFWGPRAGIASSQWIARAGRRVWEWHRPTLTLVYLPHLDYNLQRLGPGHPGVHQDVREIDAVCGRLLDYFRERDTRVIVLSEYGITPVAGAIHINRVLREAGWIRVRPELGLEILDPGASPAFAVADHQIAHVYVADPAHRSQVRKLLEQVPGIERILDREDQRELGLDHRRSGDLVAISHADKWFSYYYWLDDKSAPDFARTVDIHRKPGYDPAELFVDPGIRLPFLKVGLRLLQKALGFRYLMDLIPLDANLVQGSHGRPTEDPNQGPVFLSTEPGLVPDGGVPASGVRDLILAHLFD
- a CDS encoding NAD(P)-dependent oxidoreductase, giving the protein MNGCDLVLIGATGYVGTAVRRKLIEACPRSRVRVLARRRPPQGTPAIRWIRCSLPEVPDGAFPRRPYLLVHLATRQIDPDGTRFVATNVTGTLNLLRKSDANLRGVVYGSSASVYGQGPLRPALEVDRPNPVTPLASSRRGAEKVILKMAAERDFGAYLCRPRFIIGGGDRFLVPLLVRLARMRLAGRQAVSYSFIHIDDYAKVILFLLQRLATIHGNGSNPERMAVNVAYRSALPQEQILSTVRGMAGFPGPLVKLRCPRSLLAGLRAMPGRRPDRLATRLELLMQDQILSCRRLSEMGCDIPSRSPQGRLEVAIRQYQEVAK
- a CDS encoding TonB-dependent receptor, with the protein product MRFTQRSGRAAAFVRRRAQQLRLLALLPAFLFSSPGEALAQMGTGTLVGHVGKKNGEAAAGVEVAIHRVDTNEAFLLLTNANGNYRRSGLPPGHYEITASLPGYETQVRTHIRLLVEQIREEDFLLVPGDPGIRQSIRSGTVLAGTGREDRGQLIDQEKLESMPVNTRDVGQLVTLAAGAATSHESRSRSVKVLGMRRKDNLIFIDGTLFTHGDGTPSFNASTDALREFDVKTGLYSAEFGIRPGGQIVAVTKSGTNEFHGGWFWFHRNDNLDARNFFEQRKAEFKRNQLGATLGGPLLFPGLLNGRDRAWFFVSYQLRAIRETKPLTGVVPTAGEKQGRFAVPIRDPLTGGSFPENRIPANRLDPVALKLLRYWPEPNTPGALNFTSPDSHSPLDNSQVIARIDVRQSDVSRWAGRFVLDSNHWTSTQPISIFSTRHPLATWGQSLSHTRSLSPRVQAVTSLHWFRRPYKSRISSHARELDLGIPELLQSDVDRIGVPIVEIQGYTRIGDYSFLGPSSLGNWQANQDLTVVEGDHSLKTGIHFRRHYNLYVTSRRSRFNFFDRYTGNGFADFLLGYVSQSRLGGEGSRGRFHQDSYYLYLQDTWKASPRLTLNLGLRYELRLPWRERRGFMSNLDPLTGQTVPALLELDLKPWETGRFQPNYPLVRWNPLDGILPRLGVSLRLADKTVLRTGYGLHGNEPDLNMILRLSRNPRPGAERLIFNSPLEIPSLRLSDPFPDENRDTAIPDHYGFQTPLPLSRTHSWGLSLQHEFTSRWLLDTGYHGSRSTDLLETVSWNDAVPGTGDRQLRRPWPHLQAVYFPFAAGDSWYQGMHFQVEKAAGADGLYLLASLSWSRLIQTGGGTTGYTSRRIYRSRNLPLEATRGVADFHIPVRLMLSGGFDLPFGPNRTLLQSGLASQLLRGWSIRAIANFQEGGWRTVSLPGDPLDAGSEASQWPDRIRDANLPGHERTPARWFDTSAFALPAAFEYGNSGRGVVEAPGLFNLDISLRRTFRLAETQRLEARVEAFNATNRPNFVVNSRQQTLLYGTAGFGVLAQTLAARQIQLALKFYF